From the Saccharomonospora marina XMU15 genome, the window CCGACGAGGTCCGCGTCGGGATTTGACTGCGGGGATGGCCATCACCAACGGTTTCAGCGCGAGCGAGTCGTGGGTGTTCGCGGCGGAGATCGCGACGGTGAGCGGCAGCCCGCCGCGATCGGACACCACGTGGATCTTCGAGCCGAGTTTGCCCCGGTCGACCGGGCTGGGACCGGTCAGAGATCCCCCTTTTTTCGGGCTCTGTTGATCTATGTGTGGGTGCGGTCCGGTAGTTCGGGGCGGTAGCCGCCGAGGGCCAGAAGTGCGAGGGAGATGAGGGCGTCGGGGTGTTTGAATCCGAAGGCCAGTCGTGTCAGCAGCCGGATCTTGGTGTTGGTCGATTCGATCAGCGCGTTCGACAGGCCGTGGTCGAGCGTCGCGTGGATGGCGGCGAGCTCGGATCGGATGGTGCGGGCGAGTTTGGTGAACTCGGGTATTCGGCATCGTGCCGCCCAGGACAGCCAGCGTTGCAACGCTTCTTTACCGGCTTCGCCACCGATTGCGAAGACGTGCCGGAGTCCTTCTTTGAGCAGGTAAGCGCGGTAGAGGCGGGGGTCGGTTTTGGCTATCCAGGCAAGCTTGTGGCGTTGGTGATCGTTGAGGTTTTTGCGGGTTCTTCCACAACGCCCATCGTGCTCGTTTCATGGTTTGTGCGGCACCGGCCGAGGCCCGCCGGCCGCGCCGGTCCTTATTGCTGCCGCCGGGCTGACGGCGCGCGGTGTTCCATGCCTGACGCCGTACCTGGTCCAGCGCGTCGGTGGCCCACTTGACCACGTGAAACGGGTCAGCGCAGCGGGTTGCGTCCGGGCAGTACTGGGCCACGGTGCGGGCAATCCAGGCCGCCGCATCCGCAGACACATGCGTGATCTGCGCGCACCGGTCGGGGCCGAGTAACTCGAAGAACGCCGCCAGCGTGGGCTTGTCGTTGCCCGGCGCTGCCCATACCAGCCGTCCGGTGTCGTGATCGACCACCACGGTGAGATACCGGTGGTTCTTCTTGTAGCTGATCTCGTCGATCCCGATCCGGCGCAGCCCGGCCAGCCGATCAACCCGGGCGTCGATATCGGCCCGGACCCGGGTGATGATCACCCCCACGGTGGGCCAGGCGATCCGCATCAGCTGCCGGACCGTGGACCTCGACGTCGCGGTCGCCAGCCAGGCGACGGTGTCATCGAAGGCGCGGGTATGCCCGGCACCGTGCCGGGCCCAGGGCACCGCGCTGACCACGATCCCGTGCTCACGACACCGCACCCGGGATGCGGCAGCTTCGACGAACGCCTGCACGGTTCCCAGGTCCAGCGCACGCCATCGACGCCGGCCCCGGCCGGCGTCATAGCGCGGACACCGCCGACGACACACCCCGCACCGGTCACGATCCCGCCGCCGGACCCGCACCGCGGCCACCAGCACCTGCTCGGCCTCATCGAACTCCACCGACTCCACGACCGCTGTGTTCACGCCCAGCAGCCGACCCCATACCCTGACACCGGGCACGTCGTTCTCCGTCTATCCGGTTTCTGTTCCTCGACAGCTCAGAAACCTAGACCCAGCAACGACGTGCCCCCTCTACTACCTGAGCAAACTACCCACACATCAGTACAAAGAGCCCGAAAAAAGGGGATCTTTGACCGGTCCCAGTCCGGTCGACCGGGGCAAGCCGGGCTCGAAGATCCACGTGGTGTCCGATCGCGGCGGGCTGCCGCTCACCGTCGCGATCTCCGCCGCGAACACCCACGACTCGCGCGCGCTCAAACCACTGGTCATGGCCATCCCCGCGGTCAAATCCCGCCGCGGCCCCCGGCGGGGCCGACCTGAGAAACTGCACGCGGACAAGGCCTACGACCAACCCGCGCTGCGCCGCTGGGTCGCAGCGCACGGCATCGGCGTGCGGATCGCCCGCAAGGGCATCGAATCCGCCCAGAAACTGGGCAAGCACCGCTGGGTGATCGAGCGCACCATCGCCTGGCTCACCGGATACCGACGCCTGACCCTCCGCTACGAACGCAAACCCCAACACTTCCTCGCATTTCTCCAACTCGGAGCCGCCGTGACCTGCTGGAAGAAACTCCGAAAACTCACCACATGAGACGAGCCCTTTGTCGGTGATCGAGGAAATCAGATCCCGCGACACGTCGGCGTCGTAGATCTCGAACAGGTGCTTTTGAATTTCGCCGGTCGTGAGACCCTTGCCGTACAGGGAGATGATCGTCTCGTCGAATCCCTCGATCCGGCGGGCGTGTTTCGGCACGATCTGCCGCGTAAAGCTGCCATCACGATCACGAGGGACCTTGATGCGAACCTCACCGATATCGGTCGTCACGGTTTTTGCGCCCGCGCCGTTCCGCTCATTCGTGGTATCTTTACCCGTGCGGTCACCCTTCTCGTAGCCCACATGCTCATCCAGTTCAGCGTTCAATGCCGCTTCCAGGACAGTTTTCGTGATCTGCCGCAACAAGCCGCCCGGGCCCGTCAAAGACACACCCGTATCCCGCGCCGTCTCCAACAACTCCCGCGCGATACGGACATCCAGATCACCCCGACACCCGAGCCAGCATCGGACTTCGCAGCCGCCACATCGTTACTCAACGTGATCCTTTCGAGCCAGGGTAAATCCCCAGCCTTCCATGATCACCAGCCCCACCCACGAAGTGTCCGACAGTCCCCCTCCGCGCGGGGGCGCTCGGCGAACAGGGCGCGTCCGAAATTTTGTGGGTGTTGATCTCGTGGTCTGACGGGGTGGCAGCGGTTCAACGGCGAGATCGGCGCGATGAAACGTTTCCGGTGGAGAACCTTGTTGAGCTACGCGCCCTGTTGTTTCAGCCGTTTTCTGTCTGGCCCGGGGTGGTCTGGGGTCCGTGGCTGGTGAGGAAGTCGTCGACGAGTTGTGTGCAGAACTGTTGGTCGTTGGGGGTGCCGGTGACGAGGCGGTTGAAGATGAGGGGGCCGATGAGTTGGGCGAGGGCGGTGGTGGTGTCGGTGCCGGGGCGGAGTGTGTTGTGGGCGGTGTCGCTGGTGAGGACGGCGTCGAAGGGTTGGCGGTATTGCTCGATGATGCGGCGGCGCAGGGTGTGCAGGTGTGGCCGGTCGGTTTGGGTGGGGGTCGGGGGTGTTGGTGCGATGCTCATGCCGAGCCAGGACAGCACGGTCAGCTGCAGGGGGGCGTGGTCGATGAGGTGGGCTTGGTTGGTCAGCAGCGTGAGCAGCCGTTGGCGTAGGGGGCCGTGGTCGGGTGCGGGTGCGACCGGGGGCAGCAGGCGTTCGAAGGCGGCGGCGAGCAGTTCGGTGCCGGTGCCGAAGTGGCGGTAGAGGGTCGCGCGGGCGATGCCGGCGGTGCGGGTGACCGCGTCGATGGTGACCGCGTCGATGCCGCCTTCGGCCAACAGGTGGGTGGCGGCGTCGAGCAGCCGTGTGCGGGAGCGTGCCAGCCGCGGGTCTTCGTCCGGGGTGCTGGGTGTGGGGACGGCGGCGGTGGGCATCGATCTCCTGCGTATCCGGAGGGCAGCGCGGGCATGAGCAAGTCTAACGCCAGCCGGACTTGTGAAACTACCAGTCTAGGTCCAATACTGTCGGTTCACAAAGGTCCGAGGCTTGCGGGTGATGCGTGTGGCGGAGTCTGTCGGGGGAACGGGCGGGGCGCGTGGTGGCTGGACGCTGGCGGTGTCGTGTCTGGCCGTGGCGTTGGTGATGGCCGGGGTGGCGTCGCTGACCACGGCGTTGCCGGAGCTGGCAGCGGATATCGGGGCCAGTCAGACGCAGGCGACGTGGATTGTGGATGCCTACACCTTGGTGCTGGCGGGCGTTCTGTTGCCGGCGGGCGCGGTCGGTGACCGTCTCGGGCGGCGCGGTGTGCTGCTGGCTGGACTGGTCGTGTTCGCGGTGGGTTCGGCGCTGCCGGTGGTGGTGGATACGCCGACCGGGGTGATTGTGTGCCGGGCGGTCGCGGGGTTGGGGGCGGCGCTGGTGATGCCGGCGACGTTGTCCCTGCTGACTGCGGAGTTCCCTGCCCGGCAGGCCGCGCGTGCGGTGGGGGTGTGGGCGGGTTTTGCCGGGGCGGGTGCGGTGCTGGGCATTCTCGGGGCCGGCGCGTTGTTGGCGGTCCGGTCGTGGCAGGCGGTGTTCGTGGCCACCGCGGTGTTGGCGCTGCTGCTGGTGGTGGGTGGCTGGTTCGTGCCGTCGTCGCGTGAGCCTGCGGCGCCCGGGCTGGATGTGCCGGGGGCGGTGCTGTCGGCGACCGCGGTGGGGTTGGTGGTGTTCGGGGTGATCGAGGCTCCCGATCACGGCTGGGACAGTGCGCTGGTGGTCGCCTCGCTCGGTGGTGGGGTGCTGGCCGGGGCCGGGTTCGTGCTGGTCGAACGGCGACGGGCGGCACCGTTGCTGCAGGTCGGGTTGTTCGGCGACCGCGGGTTCGGTGCCGGCGCGGTGTCGCTGGTGGTGCAGTTCCTGGCCGCGTTCGGGGTGTTCTTCGTGCTGATGCAGCACCTGCAGCTGGTGTGGGGCTACTCGCCGCTGCGGGCGGGGCTGGCGTTGGCGCCGGTGGCCGTTCCGCTGGTCGCGGCCGCGGTGCTCGCGCCGTGGGTGAGCGAGCGGGTGGGGTTGCGGGTGATGACCGGTGCCGGTCTGGCGTTGGTGGCTGGTGCGCTGGTCGGGATCGGCGGGCTGGGGGGCGGCGAGGACTATCCGCGGCTGGTGGTGTTCCTCGGTGTGTTCGGGCTCGGTCTGGGCATCTGCGCGACACCGGCCACCGCCGCCATCGTGCGCGGGGTTCCCCGCGCCAAGCAGGGCGTGGCCTCCGCGGTCAACGACGTCACCCGGGAACTCGGTGCCGCGGTGGGGATCGCGCTGGCCGGCAGCCTGCTCGCCAGCAGCTACCGCACCCATCTCGCCCCACAGATCACCCACCTCCCCGCCGCAACTCGCGCCCACGCCAGTGATTCACTGGCCGCCGCGCTGCAGCTAGCTGGCGACACGCCCGCCGGACCGGGTCTTGCCGCTGCGGCGCGGCGTGCCTTCGTTGACGGGTTCCACGACACCCTCAGCGCCCTTGCCGTGATCACTGCGGTCACGGCCGTCGCGCTCACGGTGTGGGCTCCCGGAAGCCAGCGCGGGCACCGACCGTGGCAGCCAGGGGAAACCCGAGGCCGCAACGCTATCGACTCTTCGCTTGTCGCCAAACAGGATAGGAGCACCTCGTGACTGGACGACGCGTCATCAGCGACTACCCGCACCAGCTGGCCGGGCACTGCGGGTCGGGAGCGCTGCGCGACCTGATGCAGTGGGCCCGGCTGTCCTACGACGACACGCCACTGGACGAAGGCACCGTGTTCGGGCTCGGCGGCGAACTCGGGTTCACCTACCTGCGCCACCCCGCCATGAGCCCGCCGATCTACCTCGTCGGCCGGGGCCCCGACCTCACCGGGGGGTTCACCCGCCGTCTCGGGATCACCGCCACCCAGCACACCACCGACGACCCCGACGAAGGCTGGGCCTGGGTCCGCGACGAACTCGACCACGGGTATCCGGTGCTGTGCTGGGCCGACATCGCCCACCTCCCGTACCTGCGGGTGCGGCTGAGCATGAGCC encodes:
- a CDS encoding MFS transporter; its protein translation is MRVAESVGGTGGARGGWTLAVSCLAVALVMAGVASLTTALPELAADIGASQTQATWIVDAYTLVLAGVLLPAGAVGDRLGRRGVLLAGLVVFAVGSALPVVVDTPTGVIVCRAVAGLGAALVMPATLSLLTAEFPARQAARAVGVWAGFAGAGAVLGILGAGALLAVRSWQAVFVATAVLALLLVVGGWFVPSSREPAAPGLDVPGAVLSATAVGLVVFGVIEAPDHGWDSALVVASLGGGVLAGAGFVLVERRRAAPLLQVGLFGDRGFGAGAVSLVVQFLAAFGVFFVLMQHLQLVWGYSPLRAGLALAPVAVPLVAAAVLAPWVSERVGLRVMTGAGLALVAGALVGIGGLGGGEDYPRLVVFLGVFGLGLGICATPATAAIVRGVPRAKQGVASAVNDVTRELGAAVGIALAGSLLASSYRTHLAPQITHLPAATRAHASDSLAAALQLAGDTPAGPGLAAAARRAFVDGFHDTLSALAVITAVTAVALTVWAPGSQRGHRPWQPGETRGRNAIDSSLVAKQDRSTS
- a CDS encoding IS5 family transposase; its protein translation is MQTPRRPHLPRTSGPRRLPPRTTGPHPHIDQQSPKKGGSLTGPSPVDRGKLGSKIHVVSDRGGLPLTVAISAANTHDSLALKPLVMAIPAVKSRRGPRRRRPAKLHADKAYDIPALRDWVREQGIAVRIARKGIESAKKLGQHRWVIERTMAWLTGYRRLTLRYERKAEHFLAFLQLGSALSCWKKLRKAST
- a CDS encoding TetR/AcrR family transcriptional regulator — encoded protein: MPTAAVPTPSTPDEDPRLARSRTRLLDAATHLLAEGGIDAVTIDAVTRTAGIARATLYRHFGTGTELLAAAFERLLPPVAPAPDHGPLRQRLLTLLTNQAHLIDHAPLQLTVLSWLGMSIAPTPPTPTQTDRPHLHTLRRRIIEQYRQPFDAVLTSDTAHNTLRPGTDTTTALAQLIGPLIFNRLVTGTPNDQQFCTQLVDDFLTSHGPQTTPGQTENG